CGCGACGAGCTTGAGGACGAGGTGCAGAAGTATGCGCTGGCGTGCAGCCGTAACCGCCCGGTGGACACCGTGTTCCAGCAGAAGATGTTCTTCGAGATCTTCAAGCAGCAGCAGGGTGAGTACATGGGCAGCCTGCTGTCGGCGTTCTTCGAGTCGATGGGCAACGGGGTGGCCAACGACAGCGACGACGACCTCGACATGTTCGAGTCGATCGACAGCGGACTGTCGGCCGCGGTGAACGACAACGACAGCAAGTTCCCGCCGGAGTTCCGTCTGAGCAAGAAGAACCGCGCGAAGCCCTGACCGCTATGACCGCACCGCTTGACGGCGTCACTGTCGTCGATCTGTCCTCGGGAATCGCCGGGGGATACTGCACCAGGCTGCTCGCCGACGGCGGCGCCCACGTCATCAAAGTGGAGGGGCCCGAGGGGGATCCGCTGCGCACGTGGTCGGCCTCCGGTGCCCACGTGGATGCCGTCGCCGGCGGCCCGCTGTTCAGCTTTCTGGCCGGCGGCAAGCACAGCGTCGTGGTCGACCCGGCCGCCGCGGACGACCTCGCTTTCGTGGATGGTCTGCTTGCCGGCGCCGATGCGGTGATCTGGTCGCCGGGTTCGGCGCTGACCGGGTTGGCCGCACTGGATCCGCGTCAGCTGCACACCCGGCATCCGCACCTGGTGGTCACGGCCATCACACCGTTCGGCCTCGGCGGGCCGTGGAGTGACCGCGCCGCAACCGAATTCACGCTGCAGGCGTGGTCGGGGGGAGTGCTGGGAATCGGCCGGGGCGAGCAGCACCGCGCCCCCGCACACGTCGGGGGACAGGTCGGCGACTGGGTCGCGGGTGCGTACTCCGCCGCGTTCACCCTTGCTGCGCGCGCCGGCGGTGGAGGTCAACTGGTTGACCTGTCGATGCTCGAGGCGCAGATCCTGGGCCTGACCTACTATCCCGTCTCCTACTTCGAGATGCTGGGCAGGCCATGGCGGACCGAGCGCAAGCCCACCGTGCCCGGGGTGGCGCAGGCCGCGGATGGACTGGTCGCCTTGGGGTGCGGCACCGCGCAACAGTGGTGGGATCTGTGCTCGATGTCGGGCCATCAGGAGTGGATCGACGAGGCCACCACACTGACCATCACCGAGCAGGCCAACCTGCACGCGGACGAACTCTTCGAGTGGCTGCGCGGCGAGTCGGTCGATGATGTGCGCGATCTCGCGTCGGCATTCCGCATCCCCAACGCGCCGGTGGGCAACGGCGCGAACGTCGCCTCGATGGACCACTTCCAGGAACGCGGCAGCTTCACCCGCAATCCACGCGACGGATTCCTGCAGCCCACGCATCCCTACCGCCTGCACGGAGTGGAACTGCGGGCGCCTGCGGCCGCCCCCAGGCTCGGCGAGCACACCGCGATCCACCGCGCCGCCTCCTCGCAGTCTCCGGCGGGTGACGTTGCCCCGAACCCGCTGCCGTTCGCGGGTCTTCGGGTCCTCGACATGACCACGTTCTGGGCCGGCCCGTCCTGCACGCACATCCTGGCCATGCTCGGCGCCGAGGTCATCCACCTGGAGTCGACTCCGAGGCCGGACGGGACCCGCCTGATCGCCGGGATCCCGGTCAGCGAACCGCAGTGGTGGGAACAGTCGCCCATCTTCTCGGGGCTCAACACCGACAAAAAGAGCCTGACTCTCGACTTCCAGACCGAGGCGGGCCGTGAACTGCTCAACCGGTTGATCCCGACGTGCGATGTGATCGTGGAGAACTTCACGCCTCGGGTCATCGACCAACTCGGGTTGAGCTTCGAGCACGCCCGGCAACTGCGCGACGACATCGTCATGGTGCGGATGCCCGGCTTCGGCCTCGACGGGCCATGGCGGGACAACCCCGCGTTCGCCTACATCATCGAGGACGCCGCGGGACTGAGTTGGCTGACCGGTTACCCCGACCGCACACCGTATGAGCCGTACTCGGTCGGTGATCCGAATGCGGGGATCCACGCGCTGACCGCGCTGCTGCTGGCGCTCGAGCATCGGCGCCGCACGGGGGAGGGTGTGCTGGTCGAGGCCGCGATGGTCGACGCCGCGCTGAACATCGCCGCCGAACAGGTCATCGAATACAGCGCGCACGGCGCACTGCTGCAGCGCGCGGGCAACCGCGGGCCCGCCGCGGCGCCGCAGAACATCTACCAGGCCCGCGGCATCGACGAGTTCGGCCGGGACGACACCTGGGTCGCCGTCGCGGTGGCCACCGACGAACAGTGGGTGGCACTGCGCGAGGCCCTCGGCTCACCGGACTGGGCCATGGACACCCAACTGGAGACCGCTGCCGGTCGCCGCGCGCACCAGGACCTGCTCGATGAGCACCTGGCGGCGTGGTGTCGAACCAGGAGTGCCGACGAGATCGTCGAGACGCTGTGGCCCGCAGGGGTTCCCGTCGCCAAGGTGCTTCAGCCGCACCGGCAGACCGAGATTCCGCAGTTGGCCCACCGCGGCTTCTTCGAAGAGGTCGAACACCCGGTGAACCCCACGGCCCCGCACAGCACGATGCCGGTTCGACTGTCGACCGGGCCCGGTCGGGTGCATCGCATGCCCGCGCCCCTGCTCGGAGAGCACAACCGTGAGATCCTGCGCGAACTCGGACTCACCGACTCCGAGATCGCCGAACTGAAGGCCGACGGCGTGATCGGCACCGAACCCGCGATGGGCGGGCGTCGGAAAGCGGCACGCTGAGTCAGTGCCGCCAGCCCTCGGCGGCCTGCGTGTCGAACGTCGAGTCGATGCGCTCAAACCTGCGCCGGACGGACTGGCGCGCCGCCTCATGGGGCAGCACATACAGGCGGTCGGCGAGCACGGCCTCCGCGGTCAGTCGAGCGACCTCGGCGACGTCGAGCACACCGTCGCCCTCGATCAGCTGATCGGGCGCGTCATACCCGCGGGCCCGCGCTGAGGTCGAAAACAGGTTGGTGCCGACCATCATCGGGCACAGCACCGAAACCCCGAGACCGGAGTCCCTGACCTCGCGGGACAACACCTCGGCCAGCGCGACCACGCCGTACTTGGCGACACAGTAGGCGCCGAGGCCGACGTTGGGCACGAGGCCGGCGAAGGACGCCGTGAAGAGCAGGTGGCCACCCTCGCGTTGTTCGATGAGCCGCGGCAGGAACGCCTCGACGCCGTGGATGGGCCCCCACAGATCGACGTCGAGCACGAAGTGCCAGTCGTCGTGCGTCATGGCTGCCAGCGGACCGTCGATCGCCACCCCGGCGTTGCTGAAGACGACATGCACCGACCCGAGGAGTCCGAAGGCCTCGTCGGCCAGATGATTGACCGCCTCGACGTCGCGCACATCGCACGGCACGCCGTACACCTCGTGCCCGTCGGCGGTCAGGGCGGTCACGGCCTGTTCGAGCGTGGTCGCCTCCCGGTCGGCGAGCACCAGTCTGGCCCCCCGATTGGCGAACTCACGCGCGCAGGCGTAACCGATGCCGCTCGCGCCGCCGGTGATCACCACGCCGCGTCCCGCGAAGCTGTCCATCGCCCGACTCTAGGGCGGCTCAGCCGATCAGTTCACCGAAATCACTGACCTGCCACAGGTGCAGGAAGTTGGTCAGCATCAGCAGTTGGGTGCGGGCCACCTCGTTGTCGCTGATCCGTGGATCGTGGCGGGTGCACCGGCCGTCCAGGTCAGGGGCGACGGTTTCGATGTAGCCGGGCGCATCCAGCAGCCAGGTGACGCCCATCGTCACGGCGTACCGGAGGAGCATGCGTTGCAGCGCGCTCGGATCGAGAGAGGGGCCGCCGGCGGCCTCGAACTCGGCGCTGAAGTGCGCCAGCAGCCTCGGCAGCTGCAACTCCCATAGGTGCGGTTCGGCGCTGCAGAGCGCGCCCCACAGCGCCATCGTGACGTTCATCTCGCTGACGCAGCCCCAGTCGAGCAGCCCGCAGCGCAGTCGCCCGCGCGGGTCACGCCAGAACCACGCGTTGTCCACGTTGGCGTTCCAATGGCACAGCGCGACCGCGTCGGTGTCCGACGTCAACTGCGCCATCACGTTGTCCTGGGCCGCGGCGACAGCATTGACCTCGGACAGCATGCGGCGGATGAACTCCGGCGAACGCAGCCGTTCCGGCACCAGTCCGGGGTACCGCTCGCCGAACCGCGCAAGGCGTTCGACGCTGTCACTCCGCTGGGCGTCGGTGCGTACCGGCGGCGTCCCCACCCCCACGCGCGCGGGGTCGTAGGAGAAGCCTTCGGAGAACCCCGGTGCCAACCGCCCCGAACGGTGCGCCCCTGCAAGCCGCGCCACGCTCGACAGCAGCGCTTCGTAGTGACCGAGCGGGTCGGGCATCTGGTAGTCCAGGCACTTGGCGTGGTGTGGCTCCACCGGCGGGGTGCCGAACGGAATCCGTTCGGTGATCAGGATTCCCGTGCCCGATGCGCGGTGATAGTCGGCGAACACGGTCTTCGGGACGGTGATCGGCAGGCCGGCGCGGGCCAGGATCGCGAAGCGCACCTCGAGGTCCATCTGGGTGCGGCCGCGGTCCCGGCGGGGATTGTCGAAGTCGCGGGAGAACTTGACGAACAGGTCCTCGGGCAACTCGGGGGAGTGGTGGCGGTAGCGCGCGCGCATCCGCAGCTTGCGGCCGGTGCTGCCGCCCACGCATTCGGCCACGTCCGTGACGTCGGTGACGTGATTGTCCGGCTCCAGTGCGCCGAAGCGATGAAAAGCGTTGTCCAGGAACGACACGAAGTCGGACTGCAGGGCCGCTGCGTCCGCGGGCATCCTGCACCCGAACGTGTCGCCGACAACCCAGCGATCGTTCTCCATAGGTCAGAGGTCAGAGGTCAGAGGTCAACGAGCCGGGAGCCCTCCCGTACCCCCGGCTCGCTCTCCCGACCCTCTACTTCAGGCAGCTGCCCGCGTCGACGGGAAGCGTCACACCGGTGACGTAGCGGGCCTCGTCGGAGGCCAGGAACAGCACCGCGTTGCTGATGTCGCGGGCCTCGACCCACGGGATCGGCAGAGTGTGGAACATCTGGCAGATGGGCGCCATGTCGTCCGGGCCCGGGTTCTCCAGGTCGGGCCGGAACATCTTGAAGGTGCCCTCGTTGTGCAGCATCGGCGTCGCGACGTGGGTCGGGTGCACGGAGTTGACCCGAATCATGTGGTGTCCCAACTCAACCGCGAAGGTCCGCATCAGGCCGACGACACCGTGCTTGGCGGCGATGTAATTGCCGCAGTGCGGGTAGGCCTTCAGGCCGCCGACCGAGCTGGTCAGGATGATCGACCCGCCCTTGCCGCCGGCGATGATGTGGGGCACCGCGGCCTTGACCGACTTCCACACTCCGGAGAGGTTGATGTCGATCATCTCGTCCCAGTCCTGATCGCTGGTCTCGTGCAGCACGTCGCCGCCATTGCCGATGCCCGCGTTGGCGACGATGATGTCGAGCCCGCCAAGCTGTTCCACGCCGCTGTCGACGGCGGCCTTGACCGCGTCGAAGTCACGCACGTCGACCTCGGTCGTCACGATACGGCGGTTCAAACCCTTGACCAGGTCGGCGGTTTCGGCCAGATCCTGCGGGGTGGACGCGGGGATCGCCGTCTCCACACCCGGGCGGATCGGCTTACAGATGTCGACCGCGATGATGTCGGCGCCCTCTTCGGCCAAACGCACGGCATGGCTGCGGCCCTGGCCACGGGCGGCGCCCGTGACGAAGGCGATCTTGCCTTCGAGTCGTCCTGTCATTGTTTCCTCTTCCGGTGGTCAGGGGATGCGGGTGGGCATGGACGCCCATCCGCGGACGGCGGTGGTGTGGGACATTTGGGCGCTCTCGTAATCGACTTCCCACTCCGGGAAGCGCTTGAGGATCTCCTCGAGCGCGATCCTGCCCTCGAGTCGAGCCAGTGCGTTGCCCATGCAGAAGTGAGTTCCCGCGCCGAAAGTGATGTGCTGGCGGGCTTCCCGACGGATGTCGAAGACGTCGCCGTCGGGCGGGAACCGACGCGGGTCCCGGTTGGCGGCGGCCATCAGCAGCAGGACCGCATTGCCCGC
The DNA window shown above is from Mycolicibacterium confluentis and carries:
- a CDS encoding SDR family NAD(P)-dependent oxidoreductase — encoded protein: MDSFAGRGVVITGGASGIGYACAREFANRGARLVLADREATTLEQAVTALTADGHEVYGVPCDVRDVEAVNHLADEAFGLLGSVHVVFSNAGVAIDGPLAAMTHDDWHFVLDVDLWGPIHGVEAFLPRLIEQREGGHLLFTASFAGLVPNVGLGAYCVAKYGVVALAEVLSREVRDSGLGVSVLCPMMVGTNLFSTSARARGYDAPDQLIEGDGVLDVAEVARLTAEAVLADRLYVLPHEAARQSVRRRFERIDSTFDTQAAEGWRH
- a CDS encoding mycofactocin-coupled SDR family oxidoreductase, producing the protein MTGRLEGKIAFVTGAARGQGRSHAVRLAEEGADIIAVDICKPIRPGVETAIPASTPQDLAETADLVKGLNRRIVTTEVDVRDFDAVKAAVDSGVEQLGGLDIIVANAGIGNGGDVLHETSDQDWDEMIDINLSGVWKSVKAAVPHIIAGGKGGSIILTSSVGGLKAYPHCGNYIAAKHGVVGLMRTFAVELGHHMIRVNSVHPTHVATPMLHNEGTFKMFRPDLENPGPDDMAPICQMFHTLPIPWVEARDISNAVLFLASDEARYVTGVTLPVDAGSCLK
- a CDS encoding CaiB/BaiF CoA transferase family protein — translated: MTAPLDGVTVVDLSSGIAGGYCTRLLADGGAHVIKVEGPEGDPLRTWSASGAHVDAVAGGPLFSFLAGGKHSVVVDPAAADDLAFVDGLLAGADAVIWSPGSALTGLAALDPRQLHTRHPHLVVTAITPFGLGGPWSDRAATEFTLQAWSGGVLGIGRGEQHRAPAHVGGQVGDWVAGAYSAAFTLAARAGGGGQLVDLSMLEAQILGLTYYPVSYFEMLGRPWRTERKPTVPGVAQAADGLVALGCGTAQQWWDLCSMSGHQEWIDEATTLTITEQANLHADELFEWLRGESVDDVRDLASAFRIPNAPVGNGANVASMDHFQERGSFTRNPRDGFLQPTHPYRLHGVELRAPAAAPRLGEHTAIHRAASSQSPAGDVAPNPLPFAGLRVLDMTTFWAGPSCTHILAMLGAEVIHLESTPRPDGTRLIAGIPVSEPQWWEQSPIFSGLNTDKKSLTLDFQTEAGRELLNRLIPTCDVIVENFTPRVIDQLGLSFEHARQLRDDIVMVRMPGFGLDGPWRDNPAFAYIIEDAAGLSWLTGYPDRTPYEPYSVGDPNAGIHALTALLLALEHRRRTGEGVLVEAAMVDAALNIAAEQVIEYSAHGALLQRAGNRGPAAAPQNIYQARGIDEFGRDDTWVAVAVATDEQWVALREALGSPDWAMDTQLETAAGRRAHQDLLDEHLAAWCRTRSADEIVETLWPAGVPVAKVLQPHRQTEIPQLAHRGFFEEVEHPVNPTAPHSTMPVRLSTGPGRVHRMPAPLLGEHNREILRELGLTDSEIAELKADGVIGTEPAMGGRRKAAR